A single Rhopalosiphum padi isolate XX-2018 chromosome 4, ASM2088224v1, whole genome shotgun sequence DNA region contains:
- the LOC132930982 gene encoding putative ankyrin repeat domain-containing protein 20A2 isoform X1, translating to MKKMLKLVKGGKKEDKSGSGTPSGDELEDDPESAIFCYKIDSETEEKMSRLHRASWHGSLEKVKTLLQKKPMDVNIVDSFDRTPLHLAMAKGYYNIAWVLLNHNASLDYVDCDGYTPFLKAVECGQKECVHLMLERGADVTCTDKNKNTALHLAAKQGSFTIISMLLKKGININAQNAAGESVLHVACAAENRDLIEFILDNGSLINIADNQGRTPLMVVAKLGNMSIVDLLLDRGSQLDACDINGLSVKDYAIKEGHSKVVNQLSMQKMSIMARTRSKENVLDDLDQNDGAQLQENNDNSNNQKIVDAQIIVLKNDKISKSNVEDNQNEKELIAFSSTAENDDLKVNKIDVEEVDNKKENLTLNCEVNHPDELKTNKLNNENNQKEKENVTLNSTLKNENEINNSSIETDKEVIEKNKLTVEMKNTSTVNVLPIKDEESVSQCTMPPPLDPPRSWDFIQTSIIHTTDINEKVEKETQESIEQIPDPIVCAVNTDDSELEWGSDESLPTDPNQLCPTVDDKKEENKKMNTFYNFITTKLMNKTKNRVSASAENIIDDTTTKKHVRNKSFTSLRTFKLTVPSDVNKALYQLSPEMNFAHSSFNKSKSFNEHIPTENVDKNSLEFERSKSLCLELKHNYDITENQQRDSDSQSDDSLRSKRSLLLSMRMPKVHDEHHDDYHLEVKDSETSEDEGPHYWYSPNKKNDKIVQQDTVIKNYSESDSESEEIGLPKSKSTLEGISKEHNTSDNSDTENTISFSTSHEDIYGTHKRTRYALKRTESLKAYLKRVTIDKDRLQQESSGYREITELLKYKLGNLKQDISSKNETTKRLKEQLDQLDAKYTEALNRIQTLELSSTNLDKENQFLKKINKELTDKFNNDCNNSAHKSVEIITQLESGNFVDQTEDDMCTMDSKTIIKQLQEQLKLEQDRRIELDERVKLLSVKVNEHQSCSSTVELLKELQCKITKDYIPKKEVLKLKTEQERKISKVKMEAEKKLADKFCDLDKLLSQQMDQQGKLEMQREKIESQLKQEFENTRQRFQLEIAKLQTTLKTKEMEEQILRERCEILSQEIEKTQDNKWKTLVDKTYGINDMQKSSPIMLSMHCKTPEPSPTFERQELRDISRYQYNVQTLRNELDKVITQNINAALEDDTLVDE from the exons ATGAAGAAAATGTTGAAATTGGTGAAAGGGGGAAAAAAAGAGGATAAAAGTGGCTCTGGCACACCATCAGGTGATGAACTAGAAGACGACCCGGAAAGTGCTATTTTCTGCTATAAAATTGATTCCGAAACCGAGGAAAAAATGAGCCGATTACACAGGGCTTCATGGCATGGCAGCCTAGAGAAAGTTAAGACTTTACTGCAAAAAAAACCAATGGACGTGAACATCGTGGACAGCTTTGACAGAACGCCATTGCACTTGGCAATGGCCAAAGGTTACTATAACATTGCTTGGGTGCTGTTGAATCACAACGCTAGCTTAGATTATGTTGATTGTGATGGGTACACACCGTTCTTGAAG GCTGTAGAATGCGGCCAAAAAGAATGTGTTCATTTAATGTTGGAGAGAGGGGCAGATGTAACATgcacagacaaaaataaaaatactgctTTACACTTAGCTGCAAAACAGGGCTCATTCACTATAATATCTATGCTACTTAAAAAAggaattaatataaatgcacAAAATGCT gcaGGTGAATCTGTTCTACATGTTGCATGTGCTGCTGAAAATCGTGATctaatagaatttatattagataatggATCATTAATAAACATAGCAGATAACCAAGGACGTACACCATTAATGGTGGTAGCAAAACTTGGAAATATGTCTATTGTAGACTTATTATTGGACCGAGGAAGTCAACTTGATGCTTGTGATATAaatg GTTTATCTGTGAAAGATTATGCGATTAAAGAAGGTCATTCAAAAGTAGTGAACCAACTATCTATGCAAAAAATGAGTATAATGGCTAGAACTAGATCTAAAGAAAACGTGTTAGATGATTTAGATCAGAATGATGGTGCTCAATTAcaagaaaataatgataattcaaataatcaaaaaatcgtCGATGCTCAAATTATAGtacttaaaaatgataaaatatctaaatcaaATGTCGAAGATAACCAAAATGAAAAAGAATTAATAGCTTTTAGTTCTACAGCTGAGAATGACGATTTAAAGGTTAATAAAATTGATGTTGAAGAGGTAgataataaaaaggaaaatcTGACTCTAAACTGTGAAGTTAATCATCCtgatgaattaaaaacaaataaattaaataatgaaaataatcagAAGGAAAAGGAAAATGTAACTTTGAACTCTACtctgaaaaatgaaaatgaaataaataatagttcaatAGAAACAGACAAAGAAGtaattgagaaaaataaattaaccgtTGAAATGAAAAACACATCTACAGTAAATGTTTTACCAATCAAAGATGAAGAATCAGTATCCCAATGCACAATGCCTCCACCATTAGATCCACCTAGAAGCTGGGATTTTATACAGACAAGCATAATACACACTACGGATATCAATGAAAAAGTTGAAAAAGAAACACAAGAAAGTATTGAGCAAATCCCTGATCCAATTGTTTGTGCAGTAAATACAGATGATTCAGAATTGGAATGGGGTAGTGATGAAAGTCTTCCGACTGATCCTAATCAATTGTGTCCTACTGTGGATgataaaaaagaagaaaataaaaaaatgaatacattttataattttataactacaaAGTTAATGAACAAGACAAAAAATAGAGTTTCTGCATCTGCAGAAAATATCATTGATGATACTACTACTAAAAAACATGTGAGAAATAAGTCTTTTACTTCACTGAGGACTTTTAAACTCACTGTTCCATCAGATGTAAACAAAGCTTTATATCAGCTTAGTCCAGAGATGAACTTTGCACATTCTTCATTCAATAAAAGCAAATCATTTAATGAGCATATTCCCactgaaaatgttgataaaaattctTTAGAATTTGAACGTTCTAAGTCATTATGTTtggaattaaaacataattatgatataaccGAGAATCAGCAAAGAGATTCAGATAGCCAAAGTGATGATAGTCTCCGTTCAAAAAGAAGCCTTTTATTATCTATGCGAATGCCTAAAGTTCATGATGAACATCATGATGACTATCATTTAGAAGTCAAGGATAGTGAAACGTCTGAAGACGAAGGCCCACATTACTGGTACagtccaaataaaaaaaatgataaaatagtgCAACAAGATACTGTTATTAAGAACTACAGTGAATCTGATAGCGa ATCTGAAGAAATTGGTTTACCAAAATCTAAGTCTACTCTTg AAGGAATTTCTAAAGAACATAATACATCAGATAATTCTGACACAGaaaatacaatatcattttCAACTAGCCATGAGGATATTTATGGAACACATAAACGCACTAGATATGCTTTAAAA agaacTGAATCTCTTAAAGCTTACCTAAAGAGAGTAACTATTGATAAAGACAGATTACAACAAGAATCATCTGGTTATAGAGAAATAACAGAgctgttaaaatataagttgGGAAATCTTAAACAAGATATTTCCAGTAAAAATGAAACAACTAAGAGACTCAAAGAACAATTAGATCAGTTAGATGCTAAATACACAGAAGCTTTAAACAGGATTCAAACACTTGAACTATCTTCAACAAATTTAGATAAAGAAAACCAATTTctcaagaaaataaataaagaa cTCACCGATAAATTTAACAATGATTGCAATAACAGTGCACACAAATCAGTAGAAATAATAACT CAACTTGAGTCCGGCAATTTTGTTGATCAAACAGAAGATGATATGTGTACAATGGATAGCAAAACCATT ATAAAACAGTTACAAGAACAATTAAAACTGGAACAGGATAGACGAATAGAACTTGATGAACGTGTTAAACTTTTATCTGTAAAAGTTAATGAACATCAATCATGTAGTTCAACTGTGgaattattaaaagaattacaatgtaaaattaCCAAAGATTATATACCCAAAAaagaagtattaaaattaaaaacagaacaAGAAAGAAAAATCAGTAAAGTAAAAATGGAAGCTGAAAAAAAATTAGCGGACAAATTTTGTGaccttgataaattattatctcaACAA ATGGATCAACAAGGAAAATTAGAAATGCAAAGGGAAAAAATTGAAAGCCAACTTAAACAGGAATTTGAAAATACAAGACAAAGATTTCAACTAGAAATTGCAAAACTTCAAACAACACTAAAGA ccAAAGAAATGGAGGAACAAATATTAAGGGAACGGTGTGAGATTCTTTCACAAGAAATCGAAAAAACACAAGATAACAAATGGAAAACATTGGTGGACAAAACTTATGGAATAAATGATAT gCAAAAAAGTTCACCCATTATGTTATCAATGCATTGTAAAACTCCAGAGCCAAGTCCCACTTTTGAACGGCAAGAACTAAGAGACATTTCTAGATATCAATATAATGTCCAAACTCTTCGAAATGAACTGGATAAAGTCATTACACAAAACATAaatg ctgcTTTAGAAGATGATACACTGGTTGATGAATAA
- the LOC132930982 gene encoding putative leucine-rich repeat-containing protein DDB_G0290503 isoform X2, with amino-acid sequence MVVAKLGNMSIVDLLLDRGSQLDACDINGLSVKDYAIKEGHSKVVNQLSMQKMSIMARTRSKENVLDDLDQNDGAQLQENNDNSNNQKIVDAQIIVLKNDKISKSNVEDNQNEKELIAFSSTAENDDLKVNKIDVEEVDNKKENLTLNCEVNHPDELKTNKLNNENNQKEKENVTLNSTLKNENEINNSSIETDKEVIEKNKLTVEMKNTSTVNVLPIKDEESVSQCTMPPPLDPPRSWDFIQTSIIHTTDINEKVEKETQESIEQIPDPIVCAVNTDDSELEWGSDESLPTDPNQLCPTVDDKKEENKKMNTFYNFITTKLMNKTKNRVSASAENIIDDTTTKKHVRNKSFTSLRTFKLTVPSDVNKALYQLSPEMNFAHSSFNKSKSFNEHIPTENVDKNSLEFERSKSLCLELKHNYDITENQQRDSDSQSDDSLRSKRSLLLSMRMPKVHDEHHDDYHLEVKDSETSEDEGPHYWYSPNKKNDKIVQQDTVIKNYSESDSESEEIGLPKSKSTLEGISKEHNTSDNSDTENTISFSTSHEDIYGTHKRTRYALKRTESLKAYLKRVTIDKDRLQQESSGYREITELLKYKLGNLKQDISSKNETTKRLKEQLDQLDAKYTEALNRIQTLELSSTNLDKENQFLKKINKELTDKFNNDCNNSAHKSVEIITQLESGNFVDQTEDDMCTMDSKTIIKQLQEQLKLEQDRRIELDERVKLLSVKVNEHQSCSSTVELLKELQCKITKDYIPKKEVLKLKTEQERKISKVKMEAEKKLADKFCDLDKLLSQQMDQQGKLEMQREKIESQLKQEFENTRQRFQLEIAKLQTTLKTKEMEEQILRERCEILSQEIEKTQDNKWKTLVDKTYGINDMQKSSPIMLSMHCKTPEPSPTFERQELRDISRYQYNVQTLRNELDKVITQNINAALEDDTLVDE; translated from the exons ATGGTGGTAGCAAAACTTGGAAATATGTCTATTGTAGACTTATTATTGGACCGAGGAAGTCAACTTGATGCTTGTGATATAaatg GTTTATCTGTGAAAGATTATGCGATTAAAGAAGGTCATTCAAAAGTAGTGAACCAACTATCTATGCAAAAAATGAGTATAATGGCTAGAACTAGATCTAAAGAAAACGTGTTAGATGATTTAGATCAGAATGATGGTGCTCAATTAcaagaaaataatgataattcaaataatcaaaaaatcgtCGATGCTCAAATTATAGtacttaaaaatgataaaatatctaaatcaaATGTCGAAGATAACCAAAATGAAAAAGAATTAATAGCTTTTAGTTCTACAGCTGAGAATGACGATTTAAAGGTTAATAAAATTGATGTTGAAGAGGTAgataataaaaaggaaaatcTGACTCTAAACTGTGAAGTTAATCATCCtgatgaattaaaaacaaataaattaaataatgaaaataatcagAAGGAAAAGGAAAATGTAACTTTGAACTCTACtctgaaaaatgaaaatgaaataaataatagttcaatAGAAACAGACAAAGAAGtaattgagaaaaataaattaaccgtTGAAATGAAAAACACATCTACAGTAAATGTTTTACCAATCAAAGATGAAGAATCAGTATCCCAATGCACAATGCCTCCACCATTAGATCCACCTAGAAGCTGGGATTTTATACAGACAAGCATAATACACACTACGGATATCAATGAAAAAGTTGAAAAAGAAACACAAGAAAGTATTGAGCAAATCCCTGATCCAATTGTTTGTGCAGTAAATACAGATGATTCAGAATTGGAATGGGGTAGTGATGAAAGTCTTCCGACTGATCCTAATCAATTGTGTCCTACTGTGGATgataaaaaagaagaaaataaaaaaatgaatacattttataattttataactacaaAGTTAATGAACAAGACAAAAAATAGAGTTTCTGCATCTGCAGAAAATATCATTGATGATACTACTACTAAAAAACATGTGAGAAATAAGTCTTTTACTTCACTGAGGACTTTTAAACTCACTGTTCCATCAGATGTAAACAAAGCTTTATATCAGCTTAGTCCAGAGATGAACTTTGCACATTCTTCATTCAATAAAAGCAAATCATTTAATGAGCATATTCCCactgaaaatgttgataaaaattctTTAGAATTTGAACGTTCTAAGTCATTATGTTtggaattaaaacataattatgatataaccGAGAATCAGCAAAGAGATTCAGATAGCCAAAGTGATGATAGTCTCCGTTCAAAAAGAAGCCTTTTATTATCTATGCGAATGCCTAAAGTTCATGATGAACATCATGATGACTATCATTTAGAAGTCAAGGATAGTGAAACGTCTGAAGACGAAGGCCCACATTACTGGTACagtccaaataaaaaaaatgataaaatagtgCAACAAGATACTGTTATTAAGAACTACAGTGAATCTGATAGCGa ATCTGAAGAAATTGGTTTACCAAAATCTAAGTCTACTCTTg AAGGAATTTCTAAAGAACATAATACATCAGATAATTCTGACACAGaaaatacaatatcattttCAACTAGCCATGAGGATATTTATGGAACACATAAACGCACTAGATATGCTTTAAAA agaacTGAATCTCTTAAAGCTTACCTAAAGAGAGTAACTATTGATAAAGACAGATTACAACAAGAATCATCTGGTTATAGAGAAATAACAGAgctgttaaaatataagttgGGAAATCTTAAACAAGATATTTCCAGTAAAAATGAAACAACTAAGAGACTCAAAGAACAATTAGATCAGTTAGATGCTAAATACACAGAAGCTTTAAACAGGATTCAAACACTTGAACTATCTTCAACAAATTTAGATAAAGAAAACCAATTTctcaagaaaataaataaagaa cTCACCGATAAATTTAACAATGATTGCAATAACAGTGCACACAAATCAGTAGAAATAATAACT CAACTTGAGTCCGGCAATTTTGTTGATCAAACAGAAGATGATATGTGTACAATGGATAGCAAAACCATT ATAAAACAGTTACAAGAACAATTAAAACTGGAACAGGATAGACGAATAGAACTTGATGAACGTGTTAAACTTTTATCTGTAAAAGTTAATGAACATCAATCATGTAGTTCAACTGTGgaattattaaaagaattacaatgtaaaattaCCAAAGATTATATACCCAAAAaagaagtattaaaattaaaaacagaacaAGAAAGAAAAATCAGTAAAGTAAAAATGGAAGCTGAAAAAAAATTAGCGGACAAATTTTGTGaccttgataaattattatctcaACAA ATGGATCAACAAGGAAAATTAGAAATGCAAAGGGAAAAAATTGAAAGCCAACTTAAACAGGAATTTGAAAATACAAGACAAAGATTTCAACTAGAAATTGCAAAACTTCAAACAACACTAAAGA ccAAAGAAATGGAGGAACAAATATTAAGGGAACGGTGTGAGATTCTTTCACAAGAAATCGAAAAAACACAAGATAACAAATGGAAAACATTGGTGGACAAAACTTATGGAATAAATGATAT gCAAAAAAGTTCACCCATTATGTTATCAATGCATTGTAAAACTCCAGAGCCAAGTCCCACTTTTGAACGGCAAGAACTAAGAGACATTTCTAGATATCAATATAATGTCCAAACTCTTCGAAATGAACTGGATAAAGTCATTACACAAAACATAaatg ctgcTTTAGAAGATGATACACTGGTTGATGAATAA
- the LOC132929603 gene encoding peroxisomal leader peptide-processing protease-like isoform X1, producing the protein MVTINVKAYNSIDKVGGSGGENDNRYLYLNSVVKIECGQNEGTAVCVHTSDANDRHLFLTCAHVVDHTVQSVILRYGGRAIKGRVIYANRKAVPYDIAVIVSERITDILACQISDKIPVIGQKMFSVGFPCQEYVPSTVFGHMYRMIHNILTTTCNVREGFSGGPVFSIDRKLLGLTVGKLNVGTIHFVLPSTEFVETINKYIITNNVEILNDLESKCPLKTALWNNGIPTFKACHI; encoded by the exons atGGTAACAATAAATGTAAAGGCGTACAATTCGATTGATAAAGTTGGGGGCTCAG GAGGAGAAAATGACAACCGATACTTATACTTGAATTCTGTGGTTAAAATCGAGTGTGGTCAAAATGAGGGCACAGCAGTTTGTGTGCACACGTCTGACGCTAATGATAGACACCTGTTCCTCACATGTGCTCATGTCGTAGACCAC ACAGTGCAATCAGTAATACTACGTTATGGTGGACGTGCAATTAAAGGTAGAGTTATTTATGCTAATCGTAAGGCTGTTCCGTATGATATTGCTGTAATTGTATCTGAACGAATTACAGACATTTTAGCTTGTCAGATATCAGACAAAATCCCGGTCATTG GTCAAAAAATGTTTTCGGTTGGATTCCCTTGTCAAGAATATGTACCGTCTACAGTTTTTGGTCACATGTATAGAATGATACATAACATATTGACAACCACTTGTAATGTACGCGAAGGGTTCAGTGGTGGTCCAGTCTTTTCAATCGATAGAAAACTATTGGGTCTCACAGTTGGAAAGTTGAATGTGGGCACTATTCATTTTGTATTGCCTTCAACAGAATTTGTggaaactattaataaatacatcattACTAATA ATGTTGAAATACTTAATGATTTAGAATCCAAGTGCCCATTGAAAACAGCGTTGTGGAACAATGGAATTCCCACATTCAAAGCATGTCATATTTAA
- the LOC132929603 gene encoding uncharacterized protein LOC132929603 isoform X2 has product MVTINVKAYNSIDKVGGSGGENDNRYLYLNSVVKIECGQNEGTAVCVHTSDANDRHLFLTCAHVVDHTVQSVILRYGGRAIKDILACQISDKIPVIGQKMFSVGFPCQEYVPSTVFGHMYRMIHNILTTTCNVREGFSGGPVFSIDRKLLGLTVGKLNVGTIHFVLPSTEFVETINKYIITNNVEILNDLESKCPLKTALWNNGIPTFKACHI; this is encoded by the exons atGGTAACAATAAATGTAAAGGCGTACAATTCGATTGATAAAGTTGGGGGCTCAG GAGGAGAAAATGACAACCGATACTTATACTTGAATTCTGTGGTTAAAATCGAGTGTGGTCAAAATGAGGGCACAGCAGTTTGTGTGCACACGTCTGACGCTAATGATAGACACCTGTTCCTCACATGTGCTCATGTCGTAGACCAC ACAGTGCAATCAGTAATACTACGTTATGGTGGACGTGCAATTAAAG ACATTTTAGCTTGTCAGATATCAGACAAAATCCCGGTCATTG GTCAAAAAATGTTTTCGGTTGGATTCCCTTGTCAAGAATATGTACCGTCTACAGTTTTTGGTCACATGTATAGAATGATACATAACATATTGACAACCACTTGTAATGTACGCGAAGGGTTCAGTGGTGGTCCAGTCTTTTCAATCGATAGAAAACTATTGGGTCTCACAGTTGGAAAGTTGAATGTGGGCACTATTCATTTTGTATTGCCTTCAACAGAATTTGTggaaactattaataaatacatcattACTAATA ATGTTGAAATACTTAATGATTTAGAATCCAAGTGCCCATTGAAAACAGCGTTGTGGAACAATGGAATTCCCACATTCAAAGCATGTCATATTTAA